Proteins found in one Nitratiruptor sp. SB155-2 genomic segment:
- a CDS encoding HTH domain-containing protein, with the protein MEEKVLEFLKNADRPMKSGEIAEALGVDKKEVDKVIKRLKNEGKIDSPKRCYYAIKA; encoded by the coding sequence ATGGAAGAAAAAGTTTTGGAATTTCTAAAAAACGCCGATAGACCTATGAAAAGTGGTGAAATCGCTGAGGCTTTGGGTGTCGATAAGAAAGAGGTAGACAAAGTGATCAAAAGACTAAAAAATGAAGGGAAAATCGATTCGCCAAAACGGTGCTATTACGCCATTAAAGCGTAG
- a CDS encoding NAD(P)H-dependent oxidoreductase: MHDPFLEAMEFRHACKIFDQTRKIAKEDFEFILECGRLSPSSFGMEPWRFLVIEDEKKKAALQPFCWNQKQITTCSHLVVVKANKLVVQDDTYIQAMFARRGLDEARTKAYIERYKSFLAEQDISCWVQKQCYIAAANMMTGAAFRKIDSCPIEGFEKAKVENYLGLDPQKEEVALILTFGYRLKPQPPKHRLPLEQLVETL; this comes from the coding sequence ATGCATGATCCTTTTTTAGAAGCAATGGAATTTCGCCATGCGTGTAAGATATTTGATCAAACCAGGAAGATCGCAAAGGAAGATTTTGAATTCATATTAGAGTGTGGGCGTTTGAGTCCAAGCTCTTTTGGGATGGAGCCGTGGAGATTTTTGGTTATTGAAGATGAAAAGAAAAAAGCGGCACTTCAGCCTTTTTGCTGGAATCAAAAGCAGATTACCACATGTAGTCATCTTGTTGTCGTCAAAGCGAATAAATTGGTAGTGCAAGATGATACATATATCCAGGCCATGTTTGCAAGAAGGGGATTGGATGAAGCGAGAACAAAAGCTTATATAGAACGTTATAAAAGTTTTTTGGCTGAGCAGGATATAAGTTGCTGGGTGCAAAAACAGTGCTATATAGCAGCGGCAAATATGATGACAGGAGCTGCTTTTCGAAAGATAGACAGCTGTCCGATCGAAGGATTTGAAAAAGCAAAAGTAGAAAATTATTTGGGTCTTGATCCTCAAAAAGAAGAGGTTGCCCTTATTCTGACCTTTGGATACAGACTCAAACCTCAGCCTCCAAAACATAGATTACCGTTAGAGCAATTGGTAGAAACCTTATAA
- the typA gene encoding translational GTPase TypA, with the protein MQKIRNIAVIAHVDHGKTTLVDELLKQSGTIEAHKELAERAMDSNDLERERGITILSKNTAIRYGDFKINIIDTPGHADFGGEVERVLKMVDGVLLLVDAQEGVMPQTKFVVKKAISLGLKPIVVINKIDKPAAEPERVVDEIFDLFVAMDANEEQLDFPILYAAARDGYAKWNLDDENKDLTPLFEAIIEHVPSPSGSPENPTQIQVFTLDYDNYVGRIGIARIFNGQVKRGDELLLVKADGEEQKGRISKLIGFLGLNRMEIDEAEAGDIVAIAGFEGIDVGDSLVDPANPMPLDPLHIEEPTLSVYFSVNDSPLAGLEGKHVTSNKLKDRLFKETETNIAMKVQEVGEGRFKVSGRGELQITILAENMRREGYEFNISRPEVIIKEENGIRLEPFEYLVVDVPEDFSGTVIDKLGRRKAVMSSMTPMDEGYVRIEFEIPARGLIGFRSEFLTDTKGEGVMNHSFLDFRPFVGEVEHRKNGALISMESGKALAYALFNLQERGVLFIEPGTEVYVGMIIGEHSRPNDLEVNPIKGKNLTNVRASGSDDAIKLTPPRKMTLERALEWIEEDELVEVTPKSIRIRKRYLDPHVRKRMAKQKK; encoded by the coding sequence ATGCAAAAAATTCGAAATATTGCGGTAATAGCACACGTTGATCACGGAAAAACAACACTAGTTGATGAACTTTTAAAACAATCAGGCACTATCGAAGCGCACAAAGAGTTGGCTGAACGGGCCATGGACAGTAACGATTTGGAGCGAGAACGTGGTATTACGATTCTTTCAAAAAATACGGCTATTCGTTATGGCGATTTTAAAATCAATATCATCGATACTCCCGGACACGCCGACTTTGGTGGCGAGGTAGAGCGGGTTTTGAAGATGGTAGATGGGGTACTGCTTTTAGTGGATGCACAAGAGGGTGTTATGCCCCAAACAAAGTTTGTTGTGAAAAAAGCGATCAGTTTGGGACTAAAGCCAATTGTGGTAATCAATAAAATCGATAAACCTGCAGCTGAACCAGAACGTGTCGTCGATGAGATATTTGACCTTTTTGTGGCGATGGATGCCAACGAAGAGCAGCTCGATTTTCCGATTCTTTATGCAGCTGCAAGAGACGGATATGCCAAATGGAATTTGGATGATGAAAACAAAGACTTGACTCCCCTTTTCGAAGCGATTATCGAGCACGTACCTTCTCCAAGCGGAAGTCCTGAAAATCCGACGCAGATTCAAGTCTTTACACTTGATTATGACAACTATGTAGGTCGTATCGGCATTGCAAGGATCTTTAACGGTCAAGTGAAGCGGGGAGACGAACTGCTTCTTGTCAAAGCCGATGGAGAGGAACAAAAGGGGCGAATCTCCAAACTTATCGGCTTTTTGGGCCTTAATAGAATGGAGATTGACGAGGCCGAAGCTGGCGATATCGTAGCGATTGCCGGGTTTGAGGGTATCGATGTAGGCGATAGCCTTGTGGATCCGGCAAACCCTATGCCACTCGATCCTCTTCATATCGAAGAGCCGACACTCAGTGTCTATTTTAGTGTCAATGATTCACCTTTGGCAGGGCTTGAGGGAAAACATGTGACATCCAACAAGCTTAAAGATCGCCTTTTTAAAGAGACTGAGACAAATATCGCGATGAAAGTCCAAGAGGTTGGAGAAGGACGATTCAAAGTGAGCGGCCGGGGTGAATTGCAAATCACGATTTTGGCCGAGAATATGCGACGAGAAGGGTATGAGTTCAATATCTCAAGACCCGAAGTGATTATAAAGGAGGAAAACGGTATACGACTCGAACCATTTGAGTATCTTGTAGTGGATGTCCCGGAAGATTTCAGCGGAACGGTGATCGATAAGTTGGGTCGCCGAAAGGCCGTTATGAGTTCTATGACTCCGATGGATGAGGGGTATGTGAGAATCGAATTTGAGATACCGGCTCGTGGGCTTATCGGTTTTCGAAGCGAATTTTTGACCGATACCAAAGGGGAGGGGGTTATGAACCACTCCTTTTTGGATTTCCGACCATTTGTGGGAGAGGTGGAGCACCGGAAAAATGGTGCATTGATTTCTATGGAGAGTGGAAAAGCTCTCGCTTATGCGCTGTTCAACCTGCAAGAAAGAGGAGTGCTTTTCATTGAACCTGGAACGGAAGTCTATGTCGGGATGATTATAGGAGAGCATTCTCGTCCAAATGACCTGGAAGTCAACCCCATCAAGGGGAAAAATCTAACCAACGTCAGAGCTTCAGGAAGCGATGATGCTATCAAACTGACTCCTCCAAGAAAGATGACACTGGAGCGGGCACTGGAATGGATAGAAGAGGATGAACTTGTGGAAGTGACGCCAAAATCGATTCGGATCCGAAAACGCTATCTCGATCCCCATGTCCGAAAAAGGATGGCGAAACAGAAAAAATAA
- a CDS encoding HAD family hydrolase codes for MINYLIFDMDGTLIDSSAIISNSINYVRSKLGLPPMDKRIILEAVNDTSIHRPKFFYGVEEYKKEHVEWFREYYAKNHHKETILYTGVKELLEEIRPYFHLSLATNAYRESAELILKNLGIYNYFEIIVCGDEVAHPKPAPDMIEKIIDFFGCKKDEIMLIGDGKTDEEAAQAAGIKFLKVNWGWSRYEDAIQSVEELRKILLSLKA; via the coding sequence ATGATCAACTACTTGATTTTTGATATGGATGGAACGCTGATTGACAGCTCTGCAATCATCTCAAATTCCATCAACTATGTGCGAAGCAAACTCGGACTTCCGCCAATGGATAAAAGAATTATTTTAGAAGCGGTCAACGATACCTCCATTCATCGGCCAAAATTTTTTTACGGAGTGGAAGAATACAAGAAAGAACATGTAGAGTGGTTTCGGGAATACTATGCAAAAAACCATCACAAAGAGACGATTTTATATACAGGTGTAAAAGAACTACTAGAAGAGATACGACCATATTTTCACCTCTCCCTTGCAACAAATGCATACAGGGAGAGTGCAGAGCTTATTCTCAAAAATCTTGGCATCTATAACTATTTTGAGATCATCGTCTGTGGCGATGAGGTCGCTCATCCAAAACCGGCTCCCGATATGATAGAAAAAATTATCGACTTTTTTGGATGCAAAAAAGATGAAATTATGCTTATAGGGGATGGAAAAACGGATGAAGAGGCAGCACAAGCAGCTGGAATAAAATTTTTAAAAGTGAACTGGGGATGGAGTCGATATGAGGATGCGATACAAAGCGTGGAAGAGTTGAGAAAAATTCTTTTATCCCTTAAAGCCTAA